Part of the Chanos chanos chromosome 5, fChaCha1.1, whole genome shotgun sequence genome, CATGCAGTGTCACGTCAACACACTATGTTCTTATGGCGACTGACATGCTAAACGTGAAACTTGAACCGCAGCGTTCAAACAAAAGTAGAAAACTGAATGACCACAAAAGGATTTCTTGGTGTATtgatgaaagactgaaagatgAGAGCATGTGCAATTGTACCATGTATCTTTGATTCACAGAAGTGCTGtagaaaaagaaaggcagaTCTAATCTCGACTGAATACTCTAAAGATTTCTAGAAAGAAGATACTGGTTTCTGAAATTCTTAGTTGTGGGGACAAATCATTGTCAAACTGAACTCAAATTCAAAGCATGTCATTGTCATATTActacaaaatggaaaaaaaaaactaaatcaaGATATAGCAAAGCTGAAGAATTTGATCAATTTTGATTGTGTTTGAAAATGAGAGATTAATGACATAATCACGATTGTCTAAGAATCCCAGATTTTAGAGATGAAAGTAATTGAAACTTGTGCCATCTGCTGAAAAGCAGATAACCAAGTTTTTCAAGCAAAATAAGGAGTCAGATGTCATGATCATAATCATACACATCTTGGTATTATACATGTTTTGACATACAGAATATCTTACCATTTGTGGTTTAAGGGTTCAATTTCAGAAATGGAATTGTTGTATGTTGCCGGAAAGCTAATGTTTATTTTCCCAGTAAGTGGAAACCGTTGTGCCATACTATTTTAttggtttgtctttttgttttctctcaacTGTATTATTAAGCTGTGCCTACCCTTGAACTATTTCTGCTCATCTAAAATCAATCACTCATAAATTATAATTATCTTATGCACAATGATTGTAACGTAATAGGGTAGCAAATGATTATgataaaacattgtttttgcCCTGTGATTTGTAATGATtgatactgtgtttgtgtgcttgagTGACTGTCCTTTCAATTTTCCAGGCTTCTCAATTCATATACTGCTCCTGATGACGTTTCTCTTAGCACTTGCCAGTCTATTTGAATACATGCAAAAATTGACACTGATTTGTTGGCCACAGCCTGCTGTGTGGGCAGGTGGTAGAGTAGGTGCTTGGCCATGGGCTTTTTGCCATAATAAAGCTGAGCTGTATGTGAAGGTGATCATTCTGAACCTGTCCAAACAGTTTTTCAGCTTGCATTTCAAGGTGTCGGTCCTCATACCTCAATGTTATATAATGAAAGATGACTTGAGTCTTCTTTCTTACTGTCATGGCCACTTGTCTCATTACAGGGTACAGAGTTTCTGAGCATCCGCTTGGGGAACTTTCTCAATGATTCACGCCCCCTCGAATGAGTACAAGATGTGTACCCGCAAGATGAATGAGGAGACTGGTGCCCTCTTGTGGCTATCAAGTGAAcctctcttccactctccaGTGTCAAggcttttttggggggctcTTGTTTTGGCCATGCTGGAACTTGACGTTGGATAACATTTCGCTCAGTCACATTAAGACTGATATCTATCTTACCGCTACTGTTTGCCATTATGTGGGTGTACATTTTACTGGCTGAGAGACAGACCAATGTTGTTATTAAGTGTGGATATCGGTAGAGTCACCAGTGAGAGTGAATCTGAAATATAACATTTTGTGCATCAGTGTCCACATTAAACGTCGGTTGCTTTGAAAGgtgaggccaaaaaaaaaaacaaacaaatttaatacaATTACTCTCTCACATATATTTAATAACGTTGAATGCCACAATGTGGTACAAACGTTATGACAAATGGCTTGATTATAAACGTAGAAAATTATTTACGAATGCCTTGTTATGCCACATAAGTTAATAGGTTTACAAGTCCGGGATTTAACAACGCGATTTGTAGCTGGAGTTCAGGCCCCTTGGAGCTAATCTTTGATCTGAAATCACTGTACAACCAACCACGCCTATAATTTTAAACGAGCTCAGAGCTCAGTTTCGCTATGCAACCACTGGATGGAGCAAAAGCATGTCATATTTCTGGGCTCTCACTGTCAGCAACGAACGACACAGGCTCCTTAAACAAGTATTATCCCAAACACATAGCAGTTTGTCCCAGCCCCCTTAATATGCATGtagtcagtgttttttcttcagtgttcaCTACTGACGCGTTTCATAgggtaaaatatttttatgaggGTGGTTCAGTGCTCTTAATAAGTTAACATAAGCCTATTTGATGATGAAACAGATAGAGTTTTTATGTAACAACGTTACAAAATGTTCAGTGATGTAAATTCTTGTATCATCACAAACCATAAGCGCATTTTTacgattttattttgttttacatctAGATCACACACATGCGACGGGGTGAAGTATATACAAGATGTTTAAAGTGGATGACTGGAGATTTCGTAGCATTTAGACTTTGCAGGCGAAATTGATTTCTAAGATATGGCCCGcctgtttgtttactgctgcTTTAATTGTGTGCGAGGAGCTGTGAGAATAATTTCATCACCAACTGTAATTCACCGCAACAACGCATGAGAGACACTGATAGGGTAGGAGCCCAAagcacgcagagagagagagagagagagagagagagagagagagagagagagagagagagagagagagagagagagagagagaggtgttatgGTTGAGGCAGGTCTATGCACCCACACTAATCTCCGTCTGGTCGTTAACATTTTTGCGCAGAAGTGTCTTCCACAAAATGGTGAAAGACAGGGACCCTGGATCCTTTGCCATGCTGACCTCCATCCTGTTGTTGGGGTACAGCGTTGCCTTTTCAGCGGGACAGAATGACACCGAACCCGTTGTTCTGGAGGGTAAATGCTTGGTTGTATGTGACTCGAACCCGTCTGCCGAAGGAGGAGTTACCTCCTCGTTTGGGATATCAGTGCGAGCCGCTGGAGCTAAGGTGGCTTTCTCTGCCGTCAGAGGAACAAACCATGAACCATCTGAAATGAGTAACAAATCCATGACCATCTACTTTGACCAGGTCAGCTTTTAGTTTTCAATAACCTCAATGCATATTTTAACTGAAGCTAATTTTATGTCATAAGGCACTTTGCAAGTAGACAGGATGATATTTCTGACTGATAAGATGAATCGGTTGGTCGGTTTGAATTGAACAgtactttgatttttttctcatcatcGCACTATTAAACAATGCTCTTGGTGAAAAGCACCTTGGTTGAAATGTAACTTCAGGAATTTGTTGCCAACAGTATTCAGTAGTATAACTGTCTTATTGTAGGTGCTAGTGAACATCGGAAACCACTTTGATTTAAAGGCAAGTGTATTTCAAGCACCAAGACGCGGCATCTACAGCTTCAGCTTTCACGTCGTGAAGGTTTACAACCGGCAGACTATACAGGTGAGAACGGTTAGGAGCGCAGGGTGTCTCACCCGATCAGACTTTTCGCGAATCACAAACAGTCGGTCACTGACATTTTTGGGACCTGTAGCATTCATTAAAACTCAAAATATAATGGAACTTATATATTTCCTTTCACATTACAGGTAAACTTGATGCATAACGAATACCCAATAATATCTGCGTTTGCCGGTGATCAGGACGTCACCCGAGAGGCTGCAAGCAACGGAGTTCTACTTCACTTGGAGCGCGAGGATAAACTCTATCTCAAACTGGAGAGAGGCAATCTCATGGGCGGTTGGAAGTACTCCACGTTCTCTGGTTTCTTAGTTTTCCCGCTCTAATTTCCTTAGTCTGACATGATTGAAATCTGTAGGACATTTATCGAGCGAGAGCTTAGTTAAAAAGAAGTGTTCGGATGGAACTCTTGATTATTATTTTGGAAAGATGATCTTGAGAATATTTACTGAGCTAAAGTATTTTTATTGCTGGAGCAGGTACTTCTGAttgacattttttatttattatcatgGATTCCGATGATGTGTGAGTTGGTGTTAGGCGACCACAAATTGATAACTGTAAGGTAGGATGATGAGTTAAAAGGGTTTTTGGTGAACATGAGCATATTTTGCACggactttcttttgtttggtgaTGTCGTCCTTGTGTTTTTACGCAGTCACTTTACGCAGttttattcatgtgtttttttctcgAAATGGGTTATCGAACGAAAGGAAAACAATCATCACATCCGTCATTTTGACATTACATGAATGTATAttgaaaatgtgttgtaaaCAGACGGAATGTAAAGGACGCTGTTCTCCGCATTTGTCGTACCTTTCACTGAAGGTAAAAACAGCCGAATCGAAGCGTCCGTGGtactgtccgtggtgctgaactAAAGCTGTTGATTTCTGTCGTGAAAAAAGAGCTGATGCTGTGGAAACAGAACGAGCACACAATCTAAAATCAACGTCAGCACCGTCTTTCATAGGGAtttgacaaaataaaactgaatgaatcaTTTACTAAGCATTACATTCTGTCATTATTGAGATGTAATAGGCTGCTAGAAGTCTGGTGGAATATTTTtaccatgtgaaaaaaaagaacacaaataaatgttttagataaaaaaaaaaatatcctaGCCTCGTATCtcattaaaatctttaaaactgTGCATGTTCAGAATAACTCATTACACTAGATTATGCACTTTGAATCATCTCCATCAAATTCTAAAAGGGGCAAAGATATTCCTCCTACTGATTACATGCCATGAGCAATATTTGTCATGACCTGACACATCACTGTTAAACACCCGGTACATGACAAAGAAACTTGACTCTCTGTGCATTGTATTTGGAATACAGTCTTGATATGCTCTGAGCAGTACACAAGTATTAGCCCCTAGGATCATAGTCACTGTACATGCCAGAGTgtaaagttacagagaaaagTCTACCTCTCGACAGCCCTTTAGACAAATGCTATTCACAGAGCATAGAGCACAGCCTTATTATTCCTGCTTTATTAACACAGTATATCATAGTATTGCTGCCTAGAGAATTATTATTACAACAAAgacagtttcattaaaatggTTAATGAAATTTGCACAAAGCTATGCatgttctcgctctctctctctctctctctctctctctctttctctctacctgcAAATGAACAATTTTAAAACAGTGCAGTCAAACCGAAGACTGAAGAAAAACTGCCACCACCTGCAGTGTTGCATGTGTTCACTGACTTGGATGGAAAAGGCACTCAGTAAGTACAACTCTTCTTctaaagaaagggaaagagaagggtCTCTTCGCTTATCGGGGGATACCTTCAATGGGACTATGATTCAAATATGTAGCATAAACCTATACTTATGGCtgtgaattcaaatgaaaagggAAGACTATTACTATGGGCATAATTAAAAACTGTGTGGCCAGCATTCTTTGAGGGTAAAAATGCAAATTTGATGAGATATGGAAATAATGTGGGCGTTTGGTGTTGAAAATGTGCAACATTCATTCCAAGAGCAGTGCTTAAAAAGACACGGGTACATTTACAAACAGCAAGAACAGGTGATGCGACTAACAATGGATGATTCCAAATCATCTCTCTTTGatatatttgcttttttttttcttcttcttcttcttattgaAAGACatatgaaggtttttttttatctctctgcttgtctttgtTCCAGTTTAGTCCAGCTAAAGTACCCCCAGCCTCTTTCTCAGTTTGGCTTATAAGTAAAGTTGGCCCATGGGCTATAAGCTGTCTACATCCTTTTTCTGACCTTTCTTTCCCATAAAgaagattaaaaatgaatacatgacTCAACAGAAGATGTAGTTGCTGCTAGGTCACTAAACATGACTTTGATTCTGGGAAACAAAATGCAGGTCCTCTTAGCAAAGACCTtgcactcatttttttttaaacaaatacattaaaaacaattttattccctcctgtcctctctctctctctctctctctccgcctttGCTCTTGATGTACTCACATGGAAGATGTAGTGGAAGTAGTTCTGAAATGAATGAAGCTTGCAATACTGTAGGTAttaatttaatctttttatctctatctatctatctatctatctatctatctatctatctatctatctatctatctatctatctatctatctatctatctatctatctatctattcaaaATATGTCATGGAAATATTAGATGTGAAAGGGTCTTTGGCATCCAAGAGACTATGCTTACAAGTTGTTCTCTGTTATAGGTTCTCATCACCATATAGGTATGGATTTATGAGCCACACCACGGTGTACTTTATTGCTGTTATTGCAGATATATCTCACTTGCTTAATCTTTATTAATGAAGATACCTTGCATACTCCCAGACACTGGTCTGTTTAGCTGGTGTGGACTAAACGCGTTGTGCTCATTGGTATGTCAGCCTGGCACAAAGGTAACCCGCATTACCATGCAAGATGATGTTCATATTGTATATGAATTCCCCtgctgctgaaaaaaaatcctattcATCTAAATATGCCATTGTTAACTGTAGTCCACACAGGGAACGGATGTTTTTATAGGAGGTTTGAGCACGCAGTAAAGGTAGGAATATATGACTTTGTCAAAGATGAGTCACAAGTGAATCAAACGGAATCAAGTCAAAGTCCCCCCCATCTCAGGAGACACtcgtgtgtgaaaaagaaaaaaagtaaaaatttgaGATATTTATATCCCTATCCCTCATCTccacctaaaccttacacgtcTTTCCCAAGCCTTATCACAGCAGGAGATGGAaggatagaaagaaagagagcgagaattTGAGACTTTGAGCCAGTCGAGGGCTTGTCTGTTTGTGCTCCCTACCGCATTTCtatttttcagtgtaaacaaTAACTATTAATTTAGCAACAGCAATCGAAATAGAAAATACAGTCTTAAAGATTTTcacaaaatatcacaaaagAGCTGAAGTTGATCCATAGTGTGATATGCATGATTATGAAAAAATATCAGACAAACGTGCTGCTTTTTACAACCTGAGACCCGGAAAACATatcatttcttctctttaaaaACGCTTCTCCAAAATGTAAACATCTTATGTTTCTCAGCGTTGAACTCTAGAGACCTGTTTCATTTGCAATGAGAACATACTAAAACCAAAGAAAATCTATATCCTGTGCTAAGATGATTTCCTTCGAGAGTTTTTGACATGCGATGTATGTTTATGACATATGTTTTGATGagattatatatgtatgtgtgtgcatacatgcatatatgtatgtctaTTTTGGGCACAgacctccatctctctgacatGAACGAAGGTATTTGAAAAAGGTATTtcagatatttaaaaacatatatatatatatacatacacacacacacacacacacacatatatatatatataaacagttaTGAACAACTGTTCaagtttttttattcttttcttttgctctgacTCTTAATCTGAGTGGGTTGACCTTTCAGCATTTTTGTCTAGTCCTCCAGAGGGGTTTTATCAGGTGCTGTGAAGGTGTatcaaagacacaaacagagggaaGGGGCCAAGTAACTTAGCCTTTAAACATTCACGGGATGAATAGCCTGagactaaaggaaaaaaaaaaagaccttgctATGATAATAAAAACGGTCAAAGCGTACATCTTCACTTTTAGACCGCTGTTCTAATACACCACTCTTACAACAACCACGATGCTAACGGGTCAAAGTGAATGTGTAGGCTCAAATTTCTACAATACGTGAGACATACACGGGTGAATCGAGTCGAACGGTAGCTGGTGATGTGAGATGCAATTTCAGATATAAATCCATCATGGCTGTAGTCAGTGTACCTCTGCTCAGAAGTTATTTTCAGGTGTGTTGCTCCATTGAAAGGAATTTGTCCGTA contains:
- the cbln2a gene encoding cerebellin-2a is translated as MVKDRDPGSFAMLTSILLLGYSVAFSAGQNDTEPVVLEGKCLVVCDSNPSAEGGVTSSFGISVRAAGAKVAFSAVRGTNHEPSEMSNKSMTIYFDQVLVNIGNHFDLKASVFQAPRRGIYSFSFHVVKVYNRQTIQVNLMHNEYPIISAFAGDQDVTREAASNGVLLHLEREDKLYLKLERGNLMGGWKYSTFSGFLVFPL